Proteins found in one Mangifera indica cultivar Alphonso chromosome 15, CATAS_Mindica_2.1, whole genome shotgun sequence genomic segment:
- the LOC123197873 gene encoding 3-hexulose-6-phosphate isomerase, translated as MATENTSMSALASQICDQIASVFCKPTSPHPPPLDLMVAELTNIATQNGRVFLYGVGREGLMLKALCMRLAHLGLSAHFVFDMTTPPISTTDLLIASAGPGGFSTVDAICSVARSHGARVLLLTALPESGSCVKHASVVGYVAAQTMADDEKEKSRALMPMGSVYEGAMFVLFEMVVFKLGEALGQSPETVRSRHTNLE; from the coding sequence ATGGCCACTGAAAACACATCAATGTCGGCACTAGCCTCCCAAATATGTGATCAAATTGCCTCGGTCTTCTGCAAACCCACCAGCCCACACCCACCACCGCTCGACCTCATGGTGGCCGAACTCACCAACATAGCCACCCAAAATGGCCGCGTCTTCCTCTATGGGGTGGGCCGTGAAGGCCTAATGCTCAAGGCCCTGTGCATGCGCTTAGCTCATCTGGGTCTCTCCGCCCACTTCGTTTTCGACATGACTACTCCCCCTATCTCCACCACCGACCTCCTTATCGCCTCTGCCGGGCCCGGAGGATTCTCCACCGTTGATGCCATATGCTCCGTCGCAAGATCCCACGGTGCTAGAGTCTTGCTGCTGACAGCTCTGCCGGAGAGTGGATCCTGTGTGAAGCATGCTAGTGTTGTGGGTTATGTGGCAGCCCAAACAATGGCAGATGATGAAAAGGAGAAATCTCGGGCGTTGATGCCGATGGGGAGTGTGTATGAAGGAGCCATGTTTGTGTTGTTCGAGATGGTGGTGTTTAAGTTGGGCGAAGCGTTGGGACAAAGCCCAGAGACCGTCCGATCTCGCCATACCAATCTGGAATGA
- the LOC123197635 gene encoding transmembrane protein 161B-like: MKRINDSKGLQAVTSVGDAENLVGNIGFAQEDFNMLRHWFLLLSGIIQIVALRPNLQMYLNEAVLSWYQRLHASKFPDLDFSRAKVFLHNHYLCLVVLQFFAPAILDVYPYQI; encoded by the exons ATGAAGAGGATTAATGATAGTAAAGGATTACAGGCAGTTACTAGTGTTGGAGATGCTGAGAATTTGGTTGGGAATATAGGTTTTGCGCAGGAAGATTTTAACATGCTTAGACATTGGTTCTTGTTGCTTTCGGGTATCATTCAAATTGTGGCTCTACGTCCTAACTTGCAGATGTATTTGAATGAAGCAGTTTTGTCTTGGTACCAAAGACTGCATGCTAGCAAGTTCCCAGATTTGGATTTCAGTAGGGCTAAGGTTTTCCTGCACAATCACTACTTGTGTCTTGTGGTTCTGCAGTTTTTTGCTCCAGCAATCCTG GATGTATACCCCTATCAGATATAG